TGCAGTATCGTGGTATTTTTATCCCCCAGATTATCAGCGGATATTTTATAAGTTTTTCCAGTGCTATAGTGATTGTTATCAGCGCATATACTTCTTACTATTACATTGCTTATGGTATGTTGATTGGTAATGTTCTGCGCTTTCTATGTGTCTCTGCCGTAGCCAAAAAAAATGGATACCGACATAGAGCTACCCTTTCATTAAAAGGGGAAGCAAGCGGGGTGCTCTCCTTGGCTTTACCAATTTTTTTAGGAAGCTCTGTAGATTCTATCAGTAAGTTCATAGACCGCACACTGGCTTCTCATTTACGAGAAGGAAGCATTGCGGCTTTAAATTATGCCAATTTAATCGACAACATGATTATAATTGTTACAATTACAGTGATTTCTACCTTGATTTATCCTAAATTGACACAAGCTTATGCCGTTCATGATAACACGGGATTTAATAAGTTGGTCAGCGTAGGATGCAATTTGGTTGTAATGATAGCGATTCCTTGTTCGTTGGGAGCAATGCTGTATAGTCGGCAAATTATTCAGATTGTCTACGAGCGAGGGGCTTTTGGTAGCGGAGCTACCGCTATGACGGTAGGGGCCTTTTTTTTCTATTCTATGGGACTGCTCTTTGTTGCCATGAATCAGTTTTTAACCAAGGTATATTATTCCATGCACAATATGAAAGTTCCAATGATTTTGGGCATGGTTAGTGTAGGATTTAATATTGTATTAAACTTAATATTGATAGGGCCTATGCAACACGAAGGATTAGCCTTGGCTTCCAGTGTAGCTTCTGGATTTAATATGTGCCTGTTATTTTTTTATATGAAATATAAATACAGTGATATTATAATATTCCCTTCAAAGGGAAAGCTAGGTATGATTTTCGGTTCAGCAGGAATATCCGTATCTTTATCATATGTATTATATAAGTCGATTTTAGAGAGTATTCATGCAGAATTGATAAGGCTGGCTCTGGTGGTTCTGTTTGCTATCTTGATATATGG
This region of Aminipila luticellarii genomic DNA includes:
- the murJ gene encoding murein biosynthesis integral membrane protein MurJ, producing MKENIIRTAILMSILTLGSQFLGFIRELVMANYFGTSYIVDAFAMSNTILNLLFGGLIVAITSAYMPLYSKVVAQRGSEEGEILTSQAINLLLCVTLILSLIGIVFSDQIIAVCAGGFTGETARLASYYIKVIFSYIIFSSITGIFEPYLQYRGIFIPQIISGYFISFSSAIVIVISAYTSYYYIAYGMLIGNVLRFLCVSAVAKKNGYRHRATLSLKGEASGVLSLALPIFLGSSVDSISKFIDRTLASHLREGSIAALNYANLIDNMIIIVTITVISTLIYPKLTQAYAVHDNTGFNKLVSVGCNLVVMIAIPCSLGAMLYSRQIIQIVYERGAFGSGATAMTVGAFFFYSMGLLFVAMNQFLTKVYYSMHNMKVPMILGMVSVGFNIVLNLILIGPMQHEGLALASSVASGFNMCLLFFYMKYKYSDIIIFPSKGKLGMIFGSAGISVSLSYVLYKSILESIHAELIRLALVVLFAILIYGILLKIFKIEEINLIKKIV